The segment AATTTACCCGCTTTTGTGATGCTCACCCAGATAGAACGGTGGTGGTTTATGCGAATACCTCCGCAGCGGTAAAAGCCCGTGCAGACTGGGTGGTGACCTCCAGTATTGCAGTAGAGCTGATTGAGCACTTAGACAGTCTCGGAGAAAAGATCATTTGGGCGCCGGATAAGCACTTAGGACGCTATGTTCAACAACAAACCGGCGCGGATATTCTGTGCTGGCAAGGGGCCTGTATCGTTCACGATGAATTTAAGACCCAATCATTAGAGAAAATGAAAGCCATGTACCCAGATGCGGCGGTACTGGTTCACCCTGAGTCACCCCAAGCTGTTGTTGATTTGGCGGATGCGGTTGGTTCCACGAGCCAATTAATTAAAGCTGCACAAACATTACCGAATCCATCCATGATAGTGGCGACTGATAAGGGCATTTTTTATAAAATGCAGCAAGCATGTCCAGATAAGTCACTGTATATCGCTCCAACGGCAGGTGAGGGGGCCACATGCCGTACTTGTGCTCATTGTCCTTGGATGGCGATGAATGGCTTACAGGCAATTACAGAGGCCTTAGAAGGCAATGGTATCGAGCATCAAATACATGTAGATGCACAGTTGCGTGAAAAAGCCCTATTACCATTGGATAAAATGTTAAAGTTTGCAGAAAGTCTAAAATAACAACCAAGAATACGCGGTTTAATTTCAAATAAGTTAACCGTGTGATATTGATGAGCAATGCTATTTTAACTATGAATGATAAATAGGATTTAAAAATGGAGTTTTTTAGCACCGCAAATACGTTAGTGCAGATCCCTGTATGGGGTTCTGTGTATGATCTGTCTTATATTGAAGCCGTAGGGACGATCGCGGGTTTATTGTGTATTTTATTGGCAAGCTTCGAAAAAACCATTAACTACTTATTTGGTCTGATTAACGTGACCTTATTCGCAGTGATTTTCTTTCAAATTCAGTTATATGCTAATTTGCTTTTACAGGTGTTTTTCTTTGGTGCCAATATTTATGGTTGGTATGCTTGGAGTCGAGTATCAAACTCTCAAGAAGCCGAGTTGAAAATCCGCTGGCTAAGCCTTCCTAAAGCGTTAACAACGCTAGTCATCTCTGTGTTAGCTATCATTTTCCTCACCTTTAATATTGATGCGGTATTTGGACGCCTTGCGACTTGGGCTGTTGAATTATTAAACCTCTTTGGTGCTAATTTAACCTTACCAACAATAGACCCAGATGCTTTCCCATTCTGGGATTCCACGATGACGGTGTTATCTGTGGTTGCGATGATTTTAATGACCCGCAAGTATGTCGAAAACTGGCTACTTTGGGTGGTGATTAACGTTATTAGCATTGTGATTTTCTTTATCCAAGGCGTGTATGCAATGTCACTGGAATATTTAATTCTGCTTGGCATTGCATTGAATGGTTCTCGGTTGTGGATCAAATCCGCGAAAGAAAATGGCTCAACGGCGTTATCTCGTGACTAAGCCTCTTGTTGAGTCAGTTACTCAATAGGAAAAAATGCAAAAAACGGCTAAAGTAACATCATCGTTATTTAGCCGTTTCTTTATATTTTTACTCTGTATTATCCCTCAACTGTTTAGCTATTGTGCTAGATATCACAGTTTCACCTCATTTTATAATTGGAAGCGGAATAATGAGTGATTATCTCGCCATTTTGGCTGTTTACAGATGGCTGGGGAACAGTTAGATTGAAATTTCGATACCTGTCGCATTTTAAGTTAATTGTTAGCTATTGAGACTCAAAAAGGTATGTAACTCAACTTTAGGAAAAATAATAAACATTGGATATACCAGTATGAACTATCAGAACGATGACGTCAGAGTAAAACAAATAAAAGAATTATTACCCCCTATTGCACTGCTTGAAAAATTTCCAGCAACCGATAAAGCGGCGTTTACCGTTCATGAAGCTCGTCATGCTATTCATAATATCCTAGTAGGGAAAGATGACCGTCTTGTGGTTGTTATTGGCCCTTGTTCGATTCACGATACAAAAGCGGCTTTAGAGTATGCCGAGCGCTTGAAAAAATTACGCGAAGAGCTAAACGGTTCTTTAGAAATAGTGATGCGAGTTTATTTTGAAAAACCGCGTACTACCGTCGGTTGGAAAGGGTTAATTAACGATCCTCATATGGATCACAGCTTTGATATTAACGAAGGCTTACGTATTGCGCGTGAATTGCTGTTAACAATCAATGACCAAGGTTTACCAACGGCAGGTGAATTCCTTGATGTGATCAGCCCACAATATGTGGCCGACTTAATGAGTTGGGGTGCCATTGGTGCGCGTACGACTGAATCGCAAATTCACCGTGAATTAGCTTCCGGCTTATCTTGCCCTGTAGGGTTTAAAAACGGAACTGATGGCACGATTAAAATTGCGATTGATGCGATTAACTCAGCACGCTCGGCGCACAGTTTCTTATCGGTCACTAAATGGGGGCACTCTGCTATTGTGAATACGAGCGGAAACCCTGACTGCCATATTATTTTGCGTGGTGGTAAAACGCCAAATTACAGTGCTGAACATGTTAAAGAAGTGCGTGAAGGACTGACGAATGCAGGGCTTATCCCAAGCATTATGATCGACTTTAGCCATGCTAACAGCAGCAAGAAATTTGAAAAACAGATGGAAGTTGCAACGGATGTCAGTGCACAGCTGAGTAATGGTGATCGCTCAATCACGGGCGTGATGATCGAAAGCCACTTAGTTGAAGGTAACCAGAATTTAGAATCTGGCGAACCTCTAGTGTATGGCAAGAGCGTAACTGACGCGTGTATTGGCTGGGATGATACCGAAAAAGTTTTACGTCAATTATCCGATGCAGTGATTGCTCGTCGCCAAAAGTAATTAATAAAAAACGCGTTTAAAATCTGAAAAAAGCCAGTTCGTTAATTTAGGAACTGGCTTTTTTTGTGATTATTTCTGCACTCGATTTAATAATTTTTCAATGCTTGCCTGATCTTCAGGTGCCATATTTGCAGGATTAGCAGAGAGCTGAATATCTGAACCATCCACTTTGGCTATGAAAAATAATTTTCCTTTTTCACTTTTTACGTAGAACACATCTTTGAGTGGAATACGGTAGCAATAAGCAAAGATATTCGGGCGAATATAAAAATGCGCATCTTTAATTGCTAAGTAGGTACTGGTGCTGGCTTTTTTACCAAAGAAACCTAAGAAAACGGCCAGTACGAATAAAAACATACCTAGGCTTTGGCTTAATATAATCAATACAATACCTAAAATCGCAATTGGGAATACCATCATTGTATTGCTGCGTTTATTCATCGGGATACTGACGTCGAAAGGGACATTGATGGTGGTATCAAATGGCGTGAGTGGGTGGTAACGCCAGCGAATGGCAGAAAAGACCATCCCCATCGCAAATACAATAGTAATTGGCATGAGTGCGACGCTGCTGATCACGGCAAGAACAATGGCGAATGTAGGTTTATAATTGAGTACCATCATACTGACGATTTGCAGTGGGAAGCTGACACACGCAATAATCATCAATGTTTTCATCAGCTCAGGGTTTGCACTCCCCGC is part of the Providencia zhijiangensis genome and harbors:
- the pnuC gene encoding nicotinamide riboside transporter PnuC, encoding MEFFSTANTLVQIPVWGSVYDLSYIEAVGTIAGLLCILLASFEKTINYLFGLINVTLFAVIFFQIQLYANLLLQVFFFGANIYGWYAWSRVSNSQEAELKIRWLSLPKALTTLVISVLAIIFLTFNIDAVFGRLATWAVELLNLFGANLTLPTIDPDAFPFWDSTMTVLSVVAMILMTRKYVENWLLWVVINVISIVIFFIQGVYAMSLEYLILLGIALNGSRLWIKSAKENGSTALSRD
- the aroG gene encoding 3-deoxy-7-phosphoheptulonate synthase AroG → MNYQNDDVRVKQIKELLPPIALLEKFPATDKAAFTVHEARHAIHNILVGKDDRLVVVIGPCSIHDTKAALEYAERLKKLREELNGSLEIVMRVYFEKPRTTVGWKGLINDPHMDHSFDINEGLRIARELLLTINDQGLPTAGEFLDVISPQYVADLMSWGAIGARTTESQIHRELASGLSCPVGFKNGTDGTIKIAIDAINSARSAHSFLSVTKWGHSAIVNTSGNPDCHIILRGGKTPNYSAEHVKEVREGLTNAGLIPSIMIDFSHANSSKKFEKQMEVATDVSAQLSNGDRSITGVMIESHLVEGNQNLESGEPLVYGKSVTDACIGWDDTEKVLRQLSDAVIARRQK
- the nadA gene encoding quinolinate synthase NadA gives rise to the protein MSEFIDFDHAVYPFPPKPAPLNTDQKAFYRERIKQLLVEKNAVIVAHYYTDPEIQALAEETGGCVADSLEMARFGARHDASTLVVAGVRFMGETAKILSPEKNVLMPTLDAQCSLDIGCPDEEFTRFCDAHPDRTVVVYANTSAAVKARADWVVTSSIAVELIEHLDSLGEKIIWAPDKHLGRYVQQQTGADILCWQGACIVHDEFKTQSLEKMKAMYPDAAVLVHPESPQAVVDLADAVGSTSQLIKAAQTLPNPSMIVATDKGIFYKMQQACPDKSLYIAPTAGEGATCRTCAHCPWMAMNGLQAITEALEGNGIEHQIHVDAQLREKALLPLDKMLKFAESLK